In the genome of Dioscorea cayenensis subsp. rotundata cultivar TDr96_F1 chromosome 1, TDr96_F1_v2_PseudoChromosome.rev07_lg8_w22 25.fasta, whole genome shotgun sequence, one region contains:
- the LOC120259260 gene encoding clathrin interactor EPSIN 2-like, which yields MKEYKKLDRRQWQTRTSIVVHSQPVDLNRPGSYSNTGGYGDRYDDDRFEGRYGNREEDRNGYGRERDWGHRDDERYGRGRNSFGRDGDRFGSESEERYGRDNYKDDDYRGGRGGDDHQFGPRNRSFERDGDRSFEDDDRHASRTGGRDDDHSQHERFERKLSEKNNIAPPSYEEASGNSQSPTQIERDGGAAAAPAPKASSPPPPKSVSPSGNTSQGSHNVAGGSFEAHNNNTEAFDEFDPRGLVSAAPPPASSTGMDFFGSSSASDSISSLALVPVATYSTSSEAAAPTSSSFDANFMAPPPASAVLSQASENPFGDSPFKATQESYSAPQQNFVPQASFQAFPESAPPAASFQPFSGSFGVAESAPPAAPATKVEPIPTFDFGDSLGGITYTPSAANGQQSTVNNAFGGADFTAGPGSNGFLDTLHPQTGPSQLVSSPAPQSFTHATPQPFVQTGHLNTLPQSGLLAPPVSQVAQPQGPSALFTPANIQSHQAGHLNTLPQSGLSTSSVSLVGQSQGPSSLQTTYSNPFPQSSPLASEVVPYSSAGAPVKSHPTKEKFETKSTVWADTLSRGLVDLNISGAKINPLADIGIDFDSLNRKEKIKEKERSLASAATSTINMGKAMGAGSGIGRAGASGLAPPPNPMMGSAMGMGGGYGVGMNQPMGMGIGMGMNMGMGQAPPMRPPIGMTPSGPGMAGIGYNPMMGMGGYGTQQPYGGGGPGYR from the exons ATGAAAGAATACAAGAAGCTAGACAGAAGGCAGTGGCAAACAAGGACAA GTATCGTAGTACATTCTCAACCAGTGGATCTAAATAGACCTGGTTCATATTCAAATACTGGAGGCTATGGTGATCGCTATGATGATGATCGTTTTGAAGGTCGTTATGGTAACAGAGAGGAAGACCGGAATGGGTATGGGAGGGAAAGAGATTGGGGACATAGGGATGATGAGAGATATGGTCGAGGTAGAAATTCTTTCGGTCGTGATGGAGATCGGTTTGGCTCTGAATCTGAAGAACGTTATGGAAGAGATAATTACAAAGATGATGATTACAGAGGAGGACGTGGTGGTGATGATCACCAGTTTGGGCCAAGAAATAGGAGCTTTGAAAGAGATGGAGATCGCTCCTTCGAAGATGATGATCGTCATGCATCTCG AACTGGTGGCAGGGATGATGACCATTCTCAGCATGAGAG GTTTGAACGCAAGCTCTCTGAGAAGAATAATATTGCACCTCCCAGTTACGAAGAAGCATCGGGTAATTCCCAGAGTCCTACACAGATAGAAAG GGACGGAGGAGCTGCAGCGGCACCTGCACCAAAAGCATCTTCCCCCCCTCCACCAAAAAGTGTTTCCCCTTCTGGAAATACAAGCCAAGGTTCACATAATGTGGCTGGTGGATCTTTTGAAGCCCATAATAACAATACTGAAGCTTTTGATGAATTTGATCCACGTGGTCTTGTATCAG CAGCCCCACCTCCTGCAAGCAGTACTGGGATGGACttctttggatcctcatcagcatCAGATTCTATAAGTTCCTTGGCTCTTGTTCCAGTTGCTACTTACAGTACCTCATCTGAAGCTGCTGCACCAACAAGTTCAAGCTTTGATGCAAACTTCATGGCCCCTCCACCAGCCTCTGCAGTATTGAGCCAG GCTAGCGAAAATCCATTTGGTGATTCTCCTTTCAAGGCTACACAAGAAAGTTATTCAGCTCCGCAGCAGAATTTTGTGCCTCAAGCATCATTCCAGGCTTTTCCTGAATCTGCCCCACCAGCAGCTTCATTCCAGCCATTTTCTGGCTCATTTGGAGTTGCCGAATCTGCCCCACCAGCAGCCCCAGCCACCAAAGTTGAACCAATCCCAACCTTTGATTTTGGGGACTCATTGGGTGGTATAACTTATACTCCCAGTGCTGCCAATGGCCAACAGTCAACAGTGAACAATGCATTTGGGGGCGCCGACTTTACTGCAGGACCCGGAAGCAATGGTTTCTTGGATACCCTTCATCCGCAGACAGGACCTTCGCAGTTAGTTTCTTCTCCGGCACCTCAATCTTTCACTCACGCAACACCTCAACCTTTCGTACAGACTGGTCATCTAAATACTCTTCCTCAATCAGGTCTATTGGCTCCTCCAGTATCCCAAGTAGCCCAACCACAAGGTCCTTCAGCCCTGTTCACCCCTGCCAACATACAGAGTCATCAGGCTGGTCATCTAAATACTCTTCCTCAGTCAGGTCTATCGACTTCTTCAGTTTCTTTAGTAGGCCAATCACAAGGTCCTTCAAGCCTACAGACGACTTATTCGAACCCTTTCCCACAGTCATCTCCTCTTGCTTCAGAAGTAGTTCCCTACTCTTCTGCTGGGGCACCTGTGAAATCTCATCCTACAAAGGAGAAGTTTGAGACCAAGTCTACAGTTTGGGCTGATACATTGAGCAGAGGCCTTGTTGATCTTAACATTTCTGGAG CTAAGATAAATCCCTTAGCGGATATCGGGATTGACTTTGATTCACTCAATCGGAAggagaaaataaaagagaaagagagaagcttGGCAAGTGCGGCCACATCCACCATCAACATGGGCAAAGCTATGGGAGCAGGCTCTGGCATCGGTCGTGCTGGTGCAAGCGGCTTGGCACCCCCTCCTAACCCAATGATGGGCTCTGCCATGGGCATGGGTGGCGGCTATGGTGTTGGCATGAATCAACCCATGGGAATGGGAATTGGAATGGGGATGAATATGGGCATGGGTCAAGCACCACCAATGCGCCCGCCGATTGGAATGACTCCTTCGGGTCCAGGCATGGCCGGAATTGGTTATAACCCGATGATGGGTATGGGTGGCTATGGAACACAGCAGCCATATGGAGGTGGTGGGCCTGGCTATAGGTGA
- the LOC120258762 gene encoding clathrin interactor EPSIN 2-like, whose amino-acid sequence MKKAFDQTVRDLKREVNKKVLKVPGIEQKPAPNLKYSILDATSNEPWGPHGSLLADIAQASRNHYECQMIMNVIWKRINDTGKNWRHVYKGLIVLEYLVAHGSERVIDDIKEHSYQISQSVLLKLFFLIKVESTMT is encoded by the exons ATGAAGAAAGCTTTTGATCAAACTGTTAGGGACCT caagAGAGAGGTTAACAAAAAGGTTTTGAAGGTTCCTGGGATAGAACAGAAG CCAGCACCAAATTTGAAATATTCT ATTCTTGATGCTACAAGCAATGAGCCTTGGGGTCCTCATGGATCACTTCTAGCAGATATTGCACAGGCATCTAGAAACCA CTATGAATGCCAGATGATCATGAATGTGATCTGGAAAAGGATCAATGATACTGGAAAAAATTGGCGTCATGTATATAAG GGGTTGATTGTTTTGGAATACCTTGTGGCACATGGATCTGAACGTGTCATCGATGACATTAAAGAGCACTCGTACCAGATATCG CAATCTGTACTGctcaaattgttttttcttATCAAAGTTGAAAGTACAATGACTTGA
- the LOC120263166 gene encoding dolichyl-diphosphooligosaccharide--protein glycosyltransferase subunit 1B: MEGIPPRRALILVLVVSSLFSVLASSSSSSSSPSQDVRILSAERRIDLTSFIVRAFLAFKVENTGASDVSEILIAFSPNEAQHLAIVKASTTAGKRKKKAYLPLDVNPIESPKGPNGAQLFSIALPTPLKSGDTAALEVLYVLTHSQEPFPAEISQSESQYVYYRDSALLLSPYHIKEQRTFIKTPNSKVESYTNVSPSNRVGTELRYGPYHDRSPYSHSPILVHFENNNPFAVVDELTREVEISHWGNVQITEHYKLSHAGAHHKGVFSRVEYQARPSISGVSSFKSLLARLPPRVHSVYYRDEIGNISSSRLRSDSLKSELEIEPRYPLFGGWKTTFVIGYGLPLQDFLFESSDGQHYLNFTFGCPLLETVVDRLTIKVVLPEGSKDPSAVVPFPVKQHYETSYSYLDVVGRKTLVLVKENVVPEHNVPFEIYYKFNPIFMLAEPLMLVSAFFLFFIACIAYLHTDLSISK; the protein is encoded by the exons ATGGAAGGAATTCCTCCCCGGCGAGCTTTGATCCTCGTCCTCGTCGTCTCTTCCCTTTTCTCAGTTCTGGCttcatcctcctcttcctcttcttctccttcgcAGGATGTTCGCATTCTTAGCGCGGAGCGACGG ATCGATTTGACCTCCTTCATCGTAAGGGCTTTCCTGGCTTTTAAG GTTGAAAATACTGGTGCATCTGATGTTTCAGAAATTCTTATTGCTTTTTCACCAAATGAAGCCCAACATTTAGCAATTGTAAAAGCATCCACCACAGCTGGAAAACGAAAAAAGAAAGCCTATTTGCCTCTTGATGTAAACCCCATTGAATCACCAAAGGGACCAAATGGGGCTCAGCTTTTCTCTATTGCTCTTCCCACTCCATTGAAGAGTGGTGATACAGCTGCGTTGGAAGTTCTGTATGTTTTAACACATTCTCAAGAGCCCTTTCCAGCAGAGATTAGTCAATCTGAGTCACAATATGTGTACTATCGGGATAGCGCATTGTTGTTGTCTCCTTATCATATTAAGGAACAGAGGACATTTATAAAGACACCAAACAGCAAGGTGGAATCTTATACAAATGTAAGCCCTAGTAATCGTGTTGGAACAGAGCTAAGATATGGACCATACCATGACCGTTCTCCATATTCACATTCCCCGATACTTGTCCATTTTGAGAATAACAATCCATTTGCTGTTGTTGATGAACTTACAAGGGAGGTGGAAATTTCTCACTGGGGAAATGTTCAAATAACTGAACACTATAAACTCTCTCATGCAGGAGCACACCACAAAGGAGTCTTTTCAAG GGTTGAATATCAAGCTAGACCATCAATCAGTGGTGTTTCTTCATTCAAGTCTCTTCTTGCAAGACTACCACCTCGAGTTCACTCTGTCTACTATCGTGATGAAATTGGAAACATTTCATCATCACGCTTGCGAAGTGATTCTCTCAAG TCCGAGCTTGAAATAGAGCCTCGATATCCATTGTTTGGAGGTTGGAAGACGACTTTTGTCATTGGTTATGGATTGCCTTTGCAAGATTTTCTCTTTGAATCATCTGATGGTCAGCACTACCTGAACTTCACCTTTGGTTGCCCTCTACTTGAGACAGTGGTTGATCGGTTAACCATTAAA GTTGTTCTTCCAGAAGGATCCAAAGATCCATCAGCCGTGGTTCCTTTTCCTGTGAAGCAGCATTATGAG ACATCTTACTCATATCTTGACGTTGTTGGGAGGAAAACTCTTGTCCTTGTAAAGGAAAATGTAGTACCAGAGCACAATGTTCCTTTTGAG ATCTACTACAAGTTCAACCCGATATTCATGCTTGCGGAGCCCTTGATGCTGGTTTCTgcatttttcctatttttcatagCATGCATCGCCTACTTACACACGGATCTTTCCATTAGCAAATGA